The Fictibacillus arsenicus genome contains a region encoding:
- the spoIIIAB gene encoding stage III sporulation protein SpoIIIAB, with translation MMSWIGALAILSATTIFGFEWAKRIRERPKRLRELKVTLQALEAEIMYGSTPLGEAFQHIGKPLKVPLSSFFLTISELLNDGHYTVQEAWECQLDVLAKETSFKSGEIEVLRQFGSTLGRHDKEHQQKQIQLTLAHLNREEKEARDIQERYEKMCKSLGVLMGLLIVILLM, from the coding sequence ATGATGAGCTGGATCGGTGCCCTTGCTATTTTGTCAGCTACAACGATATTTGGTTTCGAATGGGCAAAGCGTATCAGAGAGAGACCGAAGCGGCTTCGAGAACTAAAGGTTACACTGCAAGCATTAGAAGCTGAGATCATGTATGGTTCAACTCCGCTCGGTGAAGCGTTTCAACATATAGGAAAACCTTTAAAAGTGCCGTTATCTTCCTTTTTTCTAACAATTTCTGAATTGTTAAATGATGGACACTATACTGTTCAAGAAGCTTGGGAATGCCAGCTGGATGTTTTGGCAAAGGAAACATCGTTTAAAAGCGGGGAGATCGAAGTGCTTCGCCAGTTTGGATCTACCCTTGGCAGACACGATAAAGAACATCAGCAAAAGCAAATTCAACTGACCCTTGCTCATTTGAATCGTGAAGAAAAAGAAGCAAGAGATATACAGGAGCGTTATGAAAAAATGTGCAAAAGTCTCGGAGTACTGATGGGACTTTTAATCGTAATCCTTTTAATGTAA
- the spoIIIAC gene encoding stage III sporulation protein AC, with amino-acid sequence MGLDVNAVFQIAGLGIIVAMLHTVLKMIGKEDYAHWVTLLGFVVALFMVITLLDDLFQKVKGVFLFQN; translated from the coding sequence ATGGGACTTGATGTAAACGCAGTGTTTCAAATCGCTGGTTTAGGAATAATTGTGGCTATGCTGCATACCGTCTTAAAAATGATTGGAAAAGAAGATTATGCACATTGGGTAACTTTATTGGGGTTTGTAGTCGCTTTATTCATGGTGATCACTTTGCTTGATGATCTTTTTCAGAAAGTAAAAGGAGTCTTTTTGTTTCAGAACTAA